One part of the Thermithiobacillus tepidarius DSM 3134 genome encodes these proteins:
- a CDS encoding DUF2076 domain-containing protein has translation MTPSEKERVSAFLKQLTQAHGLVKDPEADAMIRDAFAQQPDAPYLVVLKAMLLEQALEQARAQLAQMQSRTAQAQSFLAGSPWDAPAAGQAPAAQAPFRPQYQPQAQTLSGGMTSFLGTAASLAAGVAGGALLFEGIESLLGHHGAGGLFGQNAPAPVEETINNYYYGDDSLTAADASDLDMTDYGNDDPGDGGDGTGWV, from the coding sequence ATGACGCCGAGCGAAAAAGAACGTGTTTCCGCCTTTCTCAAGCAACTGACCCAAGCCCACGGTCTGGTCAAGGACCCGGAAGCGGACGCCATGATCCGCGATGCCTTCGCCCAGCAGCCGGATGCCCCCTATCTGGTCGTGCTCAAGGCCATGCTCCTGGAGCAGGCCCTTGAGCAGGCCCGGGCCCAGCTCGCGCAAATGCAGAGCCGAACGGCCCAGGCGCAGTCCTTCCTGGCCGGCAGCCCGTGGGATGCGCCCGCTGCCGGTCAAGCCCCCGCCGCTCAAGCGCCGTTCAGGCCTCAGTATCAGCCCCAGGCCCAAACCCTGTCCGGCGGCATGACGAGCTTTCTGGGCACGGCCGCTTCCTTGGCGGCGGGCGTGGCTGGCGGCGCGTTGCTCTTCGAGGGCATCGAAAGCCTGCTCGGGCACCACGGCGCCGGCGGCCTGTTCGGGCAGAATGCGCCGGCACCGGTGGAGGAGACCATCAACAATTATTACTACGGGGATGACTCGCTGACCGCGGCGGATGCTTCGGACCTGGACATGACGGATTACGGCAACGACGATCCGGGGGACGGCGGAGACGGAA